A window of Polyangia bacterium genomic DNA:
CGGGAGATCCTGGCCATCTTGGGACCGAACGGCGCCGGCAAGAGCACGCTGCTGCGCGCCCTTTGCGGTCTGGTGCGCGCCGACGGCGAGGTGCGTGTCCAGGGAACGTCGCTGCGCGCGCTCACCCTGGCCGAACGCGCGCGCCTCATCGGGTACGTGCCGCAGCAGTCGAATCTGGACGCGCCGCTCCTGGTACGCGAGGTGGTGGGCCAAGCTCGTTACGCGCACGACGGCTGGTGGGGCACGATGTCCGCCGCCGATCGGCAGGCGGTCGACGAGGCGATGGCGTCCGTCGACGTCGCGCAGCTCGCCGAGGCACGGTTTACAAAAATTTCACACGGCGAACAGCGACGGGTCTTGCTGGCCCGGGCCCTGGCCACCAGCGCGCCGGCCATCTTGCTCGATGAACCGACGGCAGGCCTCGACGTGGCCCACGTGCTGGGTTTGTTCGAGACCTTGCAGGCGGTGGCAGCGGGCGGGCGGGCAGTGGTGGTGGTGTTGCACCAACTGGACGAGGCGCGGCGCTGGGCTCAGCGCGCCCTCCT
This region includes:
- a CDS encoding ABC transporter ATP-binding protein codes for the protein MADDAPTAVIEARGLGVRLDGRAILEGIDLEARSREILAILGPNGAGKSTLLRALCGLVRADGEVRVQGTSLRALTLAERARLIGYVPQQSNLDAPLLVREVVGQARYAHDGWWGTMSAADRQAVDEAMASVDVAQLAEARFTKISHGEQRRVLLARALATSAPAILLDEPTAGLDVAHVLGLFETLQAVAAGGRAVVVVLHQLDEARRWAQRALLLCEGRCLAAGAPHDVVAAEPIRRAYGVDVIEGGGLGYRRTS